A genomic stretch from Lathyrus oleraceus cultivar Zhongwan6 chromosome 2, CAAS_Psat_ZW6_1.0, whole genome shotgun sequence includes:
- the LOC127119187 gene encoding uncharacterized protein LOC127119187 isoform X1, translating into MDKNGGWKQDSLRLFDMMITGFVRHFVWCGRLVMVQLCRSYPLAFTCDNDVHRLGPWFAVDSGSAAGLRLRRIIQGCWKSVWFLAVSWEEELGFCFQILLEIGYSK; encoded by the exons ATGGATAAAAATGGTGGTTGGAAGCAAGACTCACTGAGACTCTTCGATATGATGATCACAG GTTTCGTAAGGCATTTTGTTTGGTGTGGCAGACTGGTTATGGTCCAATTGTGTAGAAGCTACCCCCTTGCTTTCACATGTGATAACGATGTACACCGACTCGGCCCGTGGTTTGCGGTGGATTCCGGTTCAGCTGCGGGATTGCG GTTGCGAAGGATAATTCAAGGTTGTTGGAAATCGGTTTGGTTTTTGGCTGTCAGTTGGGAAGAGGAGCTTGGATTCTGTTTTCAAATTCTCTTAGAAATCGGTTATTCTAAATAA
- the LOC127119187 gene encoding uncharacterized protein LOC127119187 isoform X2, translating into MDKNGGWKQDSLRLFDMMITGFVRHFVWCGRLVMVQLCRSYPLAFTCDNDVHRLGPWFAVDSGSAAGLRLRRIIQGCWKSVWFLAVSWEEELGFCFQILLEIG; encoded by the exons ATGGATAAAAATGGTGGTTGGAAGCAAGACTCACTGAGACTCTTCGATATGATGATCACAG GTTTCGTAAGGCATTTTGTTTGGTGTGGCAGACTGGTTATGGTCCAATTGTGTAGAAGCTACCCCCTTGCTTTCACATGTGATAACGATGTACACCGACTCGGCCCGTGGTTTGCGGTGGATTCCGGTTCAGCTGCGGGATTGCG GTTGCGAAGGATAATTCAAGGTTGTTGGAAATCGGTTTGGTTTTTGGCTGTCAGTTGGGAAGAGGAGCTTGGATTCTGTTTTCAAATTCTCTTAGAAATCG GTTGA